Proteins from a single region of Sporosarcina sp. FSL K6-1508:
- a CDS encoding HD domain-containing protein, translated as MHYITDREYAVSILEWASLQNPGRWVDHSHYVAQAAETISIAMKQTGFDIDPNKAYICGILHDIGRYKGFTESVLHSYDGYLLLKKKGYEGNANICISHSFPIKTELIEAVNGWATIPDPIKNEMIEIMNNIEWTIYDKLLTLCDALAEANGFTIIERRLVSVAIRNGTTEDVPKHWKGFFENMQEIEAIIGCPVYSLFPGIEKSIYKPINLSN; from the coding sequence ATGCATTATATAACTGACCGTGAATACGCAGTTAGTATATTGGAATGGGCAAGTCTTCAGAATCCTGGGCGATGGGTAGACCATTCACATTATGTTGCACAAGCAGCAGAAACCATTTCTATTGCAATGAAACAAACTGGATTTGATATTGACCCAAATAAAGCTTATATATGTGGCATACTTCATGATATTGGGAGGTATAAGGGATTTACAGAATCCGTTCTTCACTCTTACGATGGTTACTTACTGTTAAAGAAAAAGGGGTATGAAGGAAATGCGAATATATGTATTTCCCACTCATTTCCAATAAAAACAGAACTTATTGAAGCAGTAAATGGATGGGCTACAATACCTGATCCTATAAAGAATGAAATGATCGAAATAATGAATAATATTGAATGGACTATATATGATAAATTATTGACACTATGTGACGCCTTAGCGGAAGCAAACGGATTTACTATCATTGAAAGGAGACTTGTGTCAGTTGCAATAAGAAATGGAACAACTGAAGATGTCCCGAAACATTGGAAAGGATTTTTTGAAAATATGCAAGAAATAGAAGCGATTATTGGTTGTCCTGTTTATTCTCTTTTCCCTGGTATAGAGAAATCTATTTATAAACCAATTAATTTGTCAAACTAA
- a CDS encoding TIM barrel protein: protein MQFSICYGAYPTKDVFYHLEKVKEHKLDGLEFYRWWNLDVVKVEKEINRIGVGFNSICTNYISLVNKSNREEYKSCLLKTIETAKRLGVRSIISQTGDFLPGVPREIQLSTMIETLKQCSSFCEESGIVLEIEPLNSLIDHKNYFLTKSSEAVEVIKNVDSPNIKICFDIYHQQISEGNIINNITEYFNYINHFHFADNPGRTEPGVGELNYSNILTTIKNNNFNGFIGLECKYTKNTDKCIDDFKQKYINKILKEKICII, encoded by the coding sequence ATGCAATTTTCAATTTGCTATGGTGCTTATCCCACTAAAGATGTTTTCTATCATCTCGAAAAAGTTAAAGAGCACAAACTTGATGGGTTAGAATTTTACAGATGGTGGAACTTGGACGTTGTGAAAGTTGAAAAGGAAATTAATAGGATTGGGGTTGGTTTTAACTCCATATGTACTAATTATATTAGCTTAGTAAATAAATCAAATAGAGAAGAATACAAAAGTTGTCTCTTAAAGACAATAGAGACCGCTAAGAGGTTAGGAGTTAGATCAATAATTTCTCAGACTGGCGATTTCCTTCCAGGCGTCCCTAGGGAGATACAATTGAGTACAATGATTGAAACTCTAAAGCAATGCTCTTCTTTTTGTGAAGAGTCGGGTATAGTCCTTGAAATTGAGCCACTAAATTCTTTAATAGATCATAAAAATTACTTTCTAACAAAATCATCTGAAGCTGTTGAAGTAATAAAAAATGTAGATAGTCCAAACATTAAAATTTGTTTTGATATATATCACCAACAAATTTCAGAAGGAAATATCATTAACAATATAACGGAATACTTTAATTACATAAATCATTTTCACTTTGCAGATAATCCCGGTAGAACAGAACCGGGAGTAGGCGAGTTAAACTATTCAAATATTTTAACAACAATAAAAAATAATAATTTTAATGGGTTTATCGGATTAGAATGTAAGTACACTAAAAATACAGATAAGTGCATTGATGATTTTAAACAAAAATATATTAATAAAATATTAAAGGAGAAAATATGCATTATATAA